The following proteins are encoded in a genomic region of Sorangiineae bacterium MSr12523:
- a CDS encoding iron-containing alcohol dehydrogenase has protein sequence MSDLVTWSFPTTIVYGNGALSTLGDHVKRLGAKRALVVADAGVVKAGIVANVTETLKKAGIAAAVFDGVDPNPVEKNIFDGVEAYKAHKADIIISVGGGSPLDAGKLIALKTTHERPLVDYDDATGGDKFITTNVPPTIAIPTTAGTGSEVGRSGVVTLAATGRKTVIFSPYLLAKAAILDPALTVSMPASVTAATGFDALTHCLEAYCSLGDHPMADGIALAGLELVAKYLARAVRKGDDLEARGAMMKAAMMGAVAFQKGLGACHSLAHPLSSEKGLHHGLANALCLPAVVEFNQSTIPERLERVRVILDPRAETAADALRTLRSELGLPGGLAMRGVTTADIPKLADKAIIDACHRCNPRPTTREDLVKLYEASM, from the coding sequence ATGAGCGATCTGGTGACTTGGAGCTTTCCGACGACGATTGTTTACGGTAATGGCGCGCTTTCCACGCTCGGAGACCACGTCAAGCGCCTCGGCGCGAAGCGGGCGCTCGTCGTAGCCGATGCAGGGGTGGTGAAAGCCGGCATCGTCGCCAACGTCACGGAGACGTTGAAGAAAGCAGGGATCGCGGCGGCCGTTTTCGACGGCGTCGATCCGAACCCGGTGGAGAAGAACATTTTCGACGGCGTGGAGGCCTACAAGGCCCACAAGGCCGATATCATCATTTCCGTAGGCGGCGGCTCCCCGCTGGACGCGGGCAAATTGATTGCGCTCAAGACGACGCACGAGCGCCCGCTGGTCGATTACGACGACGCCACCGGCGGCGATAAGTTCATTACGACGAATGTACCGCCGACCATCGCGATTCCGACGACGGCGGGCACGGGCAGCGAAGTGGGTCGCTCGGGCGTGGTCACCTTGGCGGCGACGGGCCGCAAGACGGTGATCTTCAGCCCCTACTTGCTTGCCAAGGCAGCGATTCTGGATCCCGCGCTCACGGTGAGCATGCCCGCGTCGGTCACGGCGGCGACGGGCTTCGATGCGCTCACGCACTGCCTCGAGGCCTACTGTTCCTTGGGTGACCATCCGATGGCCGACGGGATTGCGCTGGCCGGGCTCGAGCTGGTGGCGAAGTACCTCGCCCGCGCGGTGCGCAAGGGCGACGATCTCGAGGCGCGCGGTGCGATGATGAAGGCCGCCATGATGGGCGCGGTCGCGTTCCAGAAGGGTCTCGGCGCGTGCCATTCGCTGGCGCACCCGCTCTCGAGCGAAAAAGGTTTGCACCACGGGTTGGCGAACGCGCTCTGTTTGCCGGCGGTGGTCGAGTTCAACCAATCGACGATTCCGGAGCGCCTCGAGCGCGTCCGCGTCATCCTCGATCCCCGCGCCGAAACCGCCGCCGACGCCCTGCGCACCCTGCGCTCCGAACTGGGCCTCCCGGGCGGCCTCGCCATGCGCGGCGTCACCACCGCCGACATCCCGAAGCTCGCCGACAAAGCCATCATCGACGCCTGCCACCGCTGCAACCCCCGCCCCACCACGCGCGAAGACCTAGTGAAACTCTACGAAGCCTCGATGTAA
- a CDS encoding SUMF1/EgtB/PvdO family nonheme iron enzyme, with protein sequence MSSRTWVAITAALAGVAGVACVACAPGCTKREPQVLADAGSPVSSGSAIASSPTPSASSSVGAPRPGMAWIPPGVLRAGTPPDRVPRVPDEELPGTEMVLGGFYIDALPYPNEAGAIPTSNVTHDDAAHLCEAKGKRLCTEFEWERACKGADNSTYEYGDAYRASACGMGVAIEHAAKRPSGERVQCKSDFGAMDMHGGVWEWTDSPWARGSSQSNLGVLRGGNALAGELAGRCANAIGRPTSSKGPTMGFRCCAGPRNAQTNDLVVKPGTPLERSVKPADVGAPFAAAGSKKWGASEAAPFVSRQAWTWHPSANEELFIVTGCARSKEADEKRPPSGCGVMIGRVPPTPGGEPVVLTSIDSGRDAAEVVLFGDARHLRMRGLDLKGSFLREILYAYGRVDVGPVKR encoded by the coding sequence GTGAGTTCCCGCACGTGGGTCGCGATCACGGCGGCTCTGGCTGGTGTTGCCGGTGTTGCGTGCGTTGCTTGCGCGCCGGGTTGCACCAAGCGCGAGCCGCAGGTGCTCGCCGACGCGGGCTCACCCGTGTCCTCGGGTTCGGCCATCGCCTCTTCCCCTACGCCATCGGCGTCGTCGTCGGTGGGGGCGCCGCGTCCGGGTATGGCGTGGATCCCGCCTGGGGTGCTGCGCGCGGGCACGCCGCCCGATCGCGTGCCCCGCGTGCCGGACGAAGAGTTGCCCGGCACCGAGATGGTGCTGGGCGGTTTCTACATCGACGCGCTTCCGTATCCGAATGAAGCGGGGGCCATTCCCACATCCAACGTGACCCACGACGATGCCGCTCACTTGTGCGAGGCCAAGGGCAAGCGCCTGTGCACCGAGTTCGAGTGGGAGCGTGCCTGCAAAGGCGCGGACAATTCCACCTACGAATACGGTGACGCGTACCGCGCTTCGGCCTGCGGCATGGGCGTGGCCATCGAACACGCCGCCAAGCGACCCAGCGGCGAGCGCGTGCAGTGCAAGAGCGACTTCGGCGCGATGGATATGCACGGCGGCGTCTGGGAGTGGACCGACAGCCCCTGGGCACGTGGCTCGTCGCAGTCGAATCTGGGCGTACTGCGCGGAGGCAACGCGCTCGCCGGCGAGCTTGCAGGGCGTTGTGCCAACGCCATCGGTCGTCCGACTTCGTCCAAGGGACCAACCATGGGCTTTCGTTGCTGCGCCGGTCCGCGCAACGCGCAGACGAACGATCTCGTGGTGAAGCCCGGCACGCCACTCGAGCGAAGCGTGAAGCCCGCGGATGTCGGCGCGCCGTTCGCCGCGGCCGGAAGCAAAAAGTGGGGTGCATCGGAGGCGGCGCCCTTCGTCTCGCGCCAAGCGTGGACATGGCATCCATCGGCCAACGAGGAACTGTTCATCGTGACCGGCTGCGCGCGCAGCAAGGAGGCCGACGAGAAGCGACCGCCCTCGGGCTGCGGCGTGATGATCGGTCGGGTCCCGCCAACACCGGGTGGGGAGCCGGTCGTGCTGACGAGCATCGACTCCGGTCGCGATGCCGCGGAGGTCGTGCTGTTCGGCGACGCGCGCCACCTGAGGATGCGCGGCCTGGATCTCAAGGGGAGTTTTCTGCGCGAAATCCTCTATGCGTACGGTCGGGTGGACGTCGGCCCCGTAAAGCGTTGA
- a CDS encoding HAMP domain-containing histidine kinase: MAEIVPTPNRARSLGEIQRRGPERISVAPISQRQPNRTEDPEFNLRLMWPIARYLEDRGGREELEAFAQSCGLDPADFEGKSKWVSWERLELLLSNARAALGDDETFKVACTHRMAEVYGPARVLLWAPAPSLVFRALEMSNRFYTRVGEFKLVARGRNFARVRWTSSRPESRLVCLSRQAQTCKLPTLWGMPEAMVREYSCVARGDKCCEYHFYWYSGRTGLFAVTTFALVALVTFLASPGLLGTPIGWTLPILSGALAHMYEMFRGDRADRITREEVTDALRRVANEEAEARREIVLLHQRQREWTRLLEEENVERSATLAQIAERVEQLQDAREKTLLGFSHDLRNPLTAIQFSSDFLRENRDLLDAEGKLVLQDLESAIAHMRNMLAELMVVATAQRNMMTLAPTTIDVAGLVERLRRRVRALVHGRDDVRATVVATREAPSSIEMDPLLLDRVLDNLLTNAAKYTDRGAITVEVDGVRGFLVIRVSDTGRGIKADDLERTFRPGGSDPHTRAKNSYGVGLSVVVQLLGRIGGTLEVMSKPGKGTTFWVRFPVTFETESGPRPAESDTGEMLTRVVKIRKTSNT; the protein is encoded by the coding sequence ATGGCGGAGATCGTCCCCACACCGAATAGGGCGCGCTCCTTGGGGGAGATTCAACGACGTGGCCCCGAGCGGATCTCCGTTGCGCCCATTTCGCAGCGCCAGCCAAACCGCACGGAGGATCCCGAGTTCAATCTGCGCCTGATGTGGCCCATCGCGCGGTACTTGGAGGACCGCGGCGGACGGGAGGAGCTGGAGGCGTTTGCGCAATCGTGTGGGCTCGACCCGGCGGATTTCGAGGGGAAGAGCAAGTGGGTTTCGTGGGAGCGGCTCGAGCTTCTGCTCTCCAATGCCCGCGCGGCGTTGGGCGACGACGAGACGTTCAAGGTGGCCTGCACGCACCGCATGGCCGAGGTGTACGGTCCCGCACGCGTCCTTCTTTGGGCGCCCGCGCCCAGCTTGGTCTTCCGCGCCTTGGAGATGTCGAATCGCTTCTACACCCGTGTGGGCGAGTTCAAGTTGGTCGCCCGCGGGCGCAACTTCGCGCGTGTCCGTTGGACGTCGTCGCGACCCGAGAGCCGGCTCGTGTGCCTCTCGCGGCAGGCGCAGACATGCAAGTTGCCCACGCTCTGGGGCATGCCCGAGGCGATGGTGCGCGAGTACTCGTGCGTAGCCCGCGGCGACAAATGCTGCGAGTACCATTTCTATTGGTACAGCGGCCGCACTGGACTTTTCGCGGTGACAACGTTCGCATTGGTGGCGTTGGTCACGTTTCTCGCGTCGCCGGGGTTGCTCGGCACGCCCATTGGCTGGACGTTGCCCATCTTGTCGGGCGCCCTAGCCCATATGTACGAGATGTTTCGCGGCGACCGCGCCGACCGCATCACGCGCGAGGAAGTCACGGATGCCCTGCGCCGGGTCGCCAACGAGGAGGCCGAGGCGAGGCGCGAGATTGTCCTTTTGCACCAGCGGCAGCGGGAATGGACGCGGCTTCTCGAGGAAGAGAACGTGGAGCGCTCCGCGACCTTGGCGCAGATCGCCGAACGCGTGGAACAGCTGCAAGATGCACGCGAAAAGACCCTGCTCGGCTTTTCACATGATTTGCGCAATCCGCTGACCGCGATTCAATTCTCGTCGGATTTTTTGCGCGAAAATAGGGATTTGCTCGACGCCGAGGGCAAGCTGGTCCTCCAAGATTTGGAGAGCGCGATCGCGCACATGCGAAACATGCTGGCCGAGCTCATGGTGGTGGCCACTGCTCAGCGCAACATGATGACTTTGGCGCCGACCACCATCGACGTTGCCGGGCTGGTGGAACGCCTGCGACGTCGGGTGCGTGCTTTGGTGCATGGCCGCGACGACGTGCGCGCCACCGTGGTGGCCACGCGCGAGGCACCGAGTTCGATCGAGATGGACCCGCTGCTGCTCGACCGGGTGCTGGACAACCTTCTAACGAATGCTGCAAAGTACACGGATCGTGGTGCCATCACCGTCGAAGTCGACGGCGTCCGCGGCTTTCTGGTGATCCGCGTGAGCGACACGGGCCGTGGCATCAAAGCCGACGATCTCGAGCGGACGTTCCGCCCCGGCGGCTCGGATCCGCACACGCGCGCGAAAAATAGCTATGGCGTGGGCCTGTCGGTGGTGGTGCAGCTTCTCGGGCGCATCGGTGGCACGTTGGAGGTGATGTCGAAGCCGGGCAAGGGCACCACGTTTTGGGTGCGTTTCCCCGTGACGTTCGAAACCGAGAGTGGTCCGCGCCCCGCGGAAAGCGATACGGGCGAAATGCTGACGCGCGTGGTGAAGATCCGGAAAACGTCGAATACGTAG
- a CDS encoding glucan 1,4-alpha-glucosidase codes for MPKAIRNRISLGIAPKIFLGMAFLGCSSAARDSGEEGQALLADAPGAPGIGSAWTTGAKQGLGTSTTAASKVWYTIGQGITHEIYYPQVDTANVQDLQYVVTDGSSFMELERDATTHDVQLVDPKALEYRQINTAKSGRYRITKTYVTDPDRATVLIRTRFQVLSGGALQLYVLFNPSLNNSGMGDTGATVNGKLVASDGPVASALAASTGFSSATNGYSGTSSDGYNQLRNDHRLSGIYDTASAGGNLVQTAQVPVGTDTSFTLALAFGTDGTQAANTAQASLDRGFSAVESSYKTGWRNYLASLAAPPASVSGMTTQFQVAAMTLKAHEDKTYTGAFVASLTVPWGQAINADNSNTAGYHAVWARDLYEMGTAEIAIGDRAAANRALDYLFNVQQRPDGSYPQNTRLDGTPVWGSLQLDEVAFPSILAWQLGRTDAASYAKVKASANFLVSHGPSTPQERWEEAGGYSPSTLAAEIAGLVCAADIAQKNGDTAAANTFLATADSWQQNVEAWTLTRSGHLDGNPYYVRIDDNGNPNDGHNLCIANGGGCHDERDVVDAGFLELIRLGVKRPTDANIAASLAVVDRNIRVNTPVGAMWYRYNHDGYGETDSGGPYTGAGRGRLWPIFSGERGEYEIANGRSATSYLATMAGSSNQGYLIPEQAWDRPDANGFVFGKGTDSATPLAWSMAQFVRLAVSISAGKNVETPSIVATRYAR; via the coding sequence ATGCCGAAAGCCATCCGAAATCGCATTTCGCTCGGAATCGCTCCCAAAATCTTTTTGGGCATGGCCTTTTTGGGCTGTAGTAGCGCCGCGCGCGATTCGGGGGAGGAAGGACAAGCGCTGCTCGCGGATGCTCCTGGCGCACCGGGCATCGGCTCCGCCTGGACGACCGGCGCCAAACAGGGACTCGGCACATCGACCACCGCCGCGTCGAAAGTTTGGTACACGATTGGACAAGGCATCACCCACGAGATTTATTACCCGCAGGTCGACACCGCGAACGTGCAGGACCTGCAATACGTGGTGACCGACGGCTCGTCGTTCATGGAGCTGGAGCGCGACGCGACCACGCACGATGTGCAATTGGTCGATCCCAAGGCTCTAGAGTACCGTCAAATCAACACGGCCAAGAGCGGCCGATACCGCATTACGAAAACGTACGTCACCGATCCCGATCGGGCCACGGTGCTCATCCGCACACGCTTCCAAGTGCTCTCGGGTGGAGCGCTGCAGCTCTACGTGCTTTTCAATCCTTCGCTCAACAACAGCGGCATGGGCGACACCGGCGCCACGGTGAATGGGAAGCTCGTGGCGAGCGATGGGCCGGTGGCGAGCGCGCTCGCCGCCTCGACGGGATTCAGCAGCGCCACCAACGGGTACAGCGGCACATCGAGCGACGGGTACAACCAACTTCGCAACGATCACCGCTTGTCCGGTATTTACGATACGGCCTCCGCCGGGGGAAACCTCGTCCAGACGGCGCAGGTCCCCGTGGGCACGGACACGAGCTTCACCTTGGCCTTGGCGTTCGGCACGGATGGCACGCAAGCCGCCAACACCGCGCAGGCCTCACTCGATCGCGGATTCAGCGCCGTCGAGTCGTCCTACAAGACGGGATGGCGCAATTACCTCGCATCGCTGGCAGCGCCGCCGGCCAGCGTTTCTGGAATGACCACGCAGTTCCAAGTGGCGGCGATGACGTTGAAGGCGCACGAAGACAAGACGTACACGGGCGCGTTCGTCGCCTCGCTCACGGTGCCGTGGGGACAGGCCATCAACGCCGACAACAGCAACACCGCCGGCTACCACGCGGTGTGGGCGCGCGACCTGTACGAGATGGGCACGGCGGAAATTGCCATTGGCGATCGCGCGGCAGCGAATCGTGCGCTCGATTATCTCTTCAACGTGCAGCAACGCCCGGATGGCTCGTATCCGCAAAACACGCGGCTCGATGGAACGCCGGTATGGGGCAGCCTGCAGCTGGACGAGGTGGCCTTTCCGAGCATCCTGGCGTGGCAACTCGGCCGGACGGACGCGGCGTCGTACGCGAAGGTCAAGGCGTCTGCGAATTTCCTGGTGAGCCACGGTCCGTCGACGCCGCAGGAGCGGTGGGAGGAGGCCGGTGGCTACTCGCCGTCGACGCTCGCCGCCGAAATCGCAGGACTCGTCTGCGCGGCCGACATCGCGCAGAAAAACGGCGACACCGCAGCGGCGAACACCTTTCTCGCGACGGCCGATTCCTGGCAGCAAAACGTGGAAGCGTGGACGCTCACCCGCAGCGGGCACCTCGATGGCAATCCCTATTACGTGCGCATCGACGACAACGGGAATCCCAACGATGGTCACAATTTGTGCATCGCCAACGGAGGCGGATGCCACGACGAGCGCGATGTCGTCGATGCGGGCTTTCTCGAGTTGATTCGCCTCGGCGTGAAGCGCCCCACGGACGCGAACATCGCGGCATCGCTCGCGGTGGTCGACCGCAACATCCGCGTGAACACGCCGGTGGGTGCGATGTGGTACCGCTACAACCACGACGGCTACGGCGAGACCGACAGCGGCGGCCCGTACACCGGCGCGGGGCGAGGCCGGCTCTGGCCCATCTTTTCCGGAGAGCGCGGTGAATACGAAATCGCCAACGGCCGCAGCGCCACATCGTATTTGGCCACGATGGCCGGCAGCTCGAACCAGGGTTACCTCATTCCCGAGCAAGCCTGGGACCGCCCCGACGCCAACGGCTTCGTCTTCGGCAAAGGCACCGATTCGGCCACCCCCCTCGCCTGGTCCATGGCCCAATTCGTCCGCCTCGCCGTATCGATCAGCGCGGGCAAAAATGTGGAAACCCCGTCCATCGTTGCCACCCGCTACGCCCGATAG
- a CDS encoding sigma-54 dependent transcriptional regulator, translating to MLPERKQVLIVDDEPNLRKILSAQLSRDGYDVLTAEDGEQGLQLLREHHIDLVVTDLKMPKVDGMTLLREALREDPDLPIVMITAHGTVDTAVEALKLGAFDYLTKPFDKDEVRQIVAKALKTRQLAGEEASPTEPGAGARFGIIGSSPGLTELYAVLERVADTPTTVLITGESGTGKELVARALHDHSSRKDKPFIKVNCAAIPKELIESELFGYERGAFTGAVTSKPGRFELAGGGTLFLDEIGEIPVEMQVKLLRALQESEFERVGGIKTIRVDVRLVAATNRDLEKLIAHGSFRKDLFYRLNVVGIRLPALRERATDIPLLIEHFLAKFNERLKKSVVGVEPEAMDLLTTYSWPGNIRELENVVERAVLFSDVPRLRVQDLPPELRSGSPSVSPVPMAEADLQAALSSEGGMKEHVKVAMSRLERELVSRALLQTGGNVTHAARLLKISRKGLQLKMKELGLREGAGGAGEKGE from the coding sequence ATGCTCCCCGAACGAAAGCAGGTGCTCATCGTCGACGATGAGCCGAATCTGCGCAAAATCCTGTCGGCCCAACTCTCGCGCGACGGGTACGACGTCCTCACGGCCGAGGACGGAGAGCAAGGACTCCAGCTCTTGCGCGAGCACCATATCGATCTGGTCGTCACCGATCTGAAGATGCCCAAGGTCGATGGAATGACGCTCCTTCGCGAAGCCCTCCGCGAAGATCCCGACCTGCCCATCGTCATGATCACCGCCCACGGTACGGTCGACACGGCGGTGGAGGCGCTCAAGCTGGGGGCCTTCGATTACCTGACCAAGCCCTTCGACAAAGACGAAGTGCGTCAAATCGTGGCCAAGGCGCTCAAGACGCGCCAGCTCGCAGGTGAGGAAGCCTCGCCCACGGAGCCGGGGGCCGGGGCGCGCTTTGGCATCATCGGCAGCTCGCCCGGCCTCACCGAGCTGTACGCCGTGCTCGAGCGGGTCGCCGATACGCCCACCACGGTGCTCATCACCGGCGAAAGCGGCACCGGCAAAGAGCTGGTCGCCCGCGCCCTGCACGATCACTCGTCGCGCAAGGACAAGCCGTTCATCAAGGTGAATTGCGCGGCCATTCCCAAGGAACTCATCGAAAGTGAGCTCTTTGGCTACGAGCGCGGTGCATTTACCGGAGCGGTCACTTCGAAACCGGGGCGCTTCGAGCTGGCCGGCGGCGGCACGCTGTTCTTGGACGAAATCGGGGAGATCCCGGTGGAGATGCAGGTCAAGTTGCTGCGCGCCCTGCAGGAGAGCGAGTTCGAGCGGGTCGGCGGCATCAAGACGATTCGGGTCGATGTGCGCCTGGTCGCGGCCACGAACCGCGATCTCGAGAAGCTCATCGCGCATGGCTCCTTCCGGAAAGATTTGTTCTACCGCCTGAACGTGGTCGGCATTCGCCTGCCCGCGCTGCGGGAGCGTGCGACGGACATCCCGCTCCTCATCGAGCACTTCCTCGCGAAGTTCAACGAGCGGCTCAAGAAGTCCGTGGTCGGCGTCGAGCCCGAGGCGATGGACCTGCTCACGACGTACTCGTGGCCGGGCAACATCCGCGAGCTCGAGAACGTGGTCGAGCGCGCCGTGCTCTTCTCGGATGTGCCGCGGCTGCGCGTGCAGGATCTCCCACCCGAGCTTCGTTCGGGTTCGCCGTCGGTGTCGCCCGTGCCCATGGCCGAGGCGGACTTGCAGGCCGCGCTCTCGAGCGAGGGCGGCATGAAGGAGCACGTCAAGGTGGCGATGAGCCGGCTCGAGCGCGAGCTGGTGAGCCGCGCCTTGCTGCAAACGGGCGGCAACGTCACGCATGCCGCGCGCCTGCTCAAAATTTCGCGCAAAGGCTTGCAGCTCAAGATGAAAGAGCTCGGGCTGCGTGAGGGGGCGGGCGGGGCTGGCGAGAAAGGCGAGTGA
- the gstA gene encoding glutathione transferase GstA: MKLYVSPGACSLSPHIVFREVGLDVQVEGVNIATKKTKSGEDFKAINPKGKVPALRLDGGEVLTEGAAIVQYLADLKPGSTLVPKAGTLERVRVQEWLNYVASEVHKGFSPLFKPTTPAETKKTVIETLGQNFDFLSTTLADQPFLTGATFTVADAYLYTILLWSKYFGADLDLAKWPVLQAYVARITERPAVRAALDVEAELKRASA, translated from the coding sequence ATGAAACTCTACGTGTCCCCGGGTGCCTGTTCGCTTTCTCCGCACATCGTGTTTCGTGAGGTCGGCCTGGACGTCCAGGTCGAGGGCGTGAACATCGCCACCAAAAAGACCAAGTCCGGAGAGGACTTCAAAGCCATCAACCCGAAGGGAAAGGTTCCTGCCCTTCGTCTCGATGGTGGTGAGGTCCTCACCGAGGGCGCGGCCATCGTTCAATACCTTGCTGATTTGAAGCCGGGTTCGACCCTCGTACCCAAGGCGGGGACGTTGGAGCGCGTGCGCGTTCAGGAGTGGCTCAATTACGTGGCCTCCGAGGTCCACAAAGGCTTTTCGCCGCTCTTCAAGCCGACGACGCCCGCCGAAACGAAGAAGACCGTCATCGAAACCCTCGGGCAGAACTTCGATTTCCTGAGCACCACGCTCGCGGATCAGCCGTTCCTCACGGGCGCCACCTTCACCGTCGCGGATGCGTACCTGTACACGATCCTTCTCTGGTCGAAGTACTTCGGCGCGGATCTCGACTTGGCGAAGTGGCCCGTTCTGCAAGCGTACGTGGCGCGCATCACCGAGCGCCCGGCCGTGCGCGCCGCCCTCGACGTCGAGGCCGAGCTGAAGAGAGCCAGCGCTTAG
- a CDS encoding Tim44-like domain-containing protein, whose amino-acid sequence MTPRARRILLISGIAFGVLLCVAAVAFARPGGGQSYSGGSRSRSSGGGGGSSSGGGDGGFLIELLVWLVFRHPGIGIPVVLIVAAIFVGRSMLGSKVQEWSTAATPQSVTRVQRVETPPPQAARAVPRSALDALRAIDPEFSVVLFEDFVYLLYAEIQRARAGAGRLASITAFLSPQLAQNLQAGASGASALADVRGIVIGAMRLTGFSGTSNIHAATVSVELEFEVNYVEVNQQGGEQRFYVTDRMGLSRARTAQSRPPARARTLDCPNCGAPLENMRGTQCAFCQQDVGGGRFDWNVGYLSTMTKERRGPLLTGDVQETGTNEPTLVDPQAVPRIHAFEQRDPAFNWDAFTNRAAHIFGALQGAWSGREPARIRPYVSDNLFQSMVYWIDLYVQARCRNMNDNARILRIDLANVLSDKVYDAITVRIFATGADYTISDDGKVLSGSRSRERTYSEYWTFIRGSQRQGPARTDAACPNCGAPLDISMVGNCQFCRAKVTAGEFDWVLSRIEQDESYTG is encoded by the coding sequence ATGACACCGCGCGCGCGTCGCATCCTCTTGATATCGGGCATCGCGTTCGGTGTCCTGCTTTGCGTCGCTGCCGTGGCGTTCGCTCGACCCGGCGGAGGACAATCTTATTCCGGGGGAAGCCGCAGCCGCTCGAGCGGTGGTGGCGGTGGAAGCAGCAGCGGCGGTGGCGATGGAGGGTTCCTCATCGAACTGCTCGTATGGCTCGTATTTCGTCATCCCGGAATCGGTATTCCGGTGGTCCTCATCGTTGCCGCCATTTTCGTTGGCCGCTCGATGCTCGGCAGCAAAGTGCAGGAATGGTCGACTGCGGCCACCCCGCAAAGCGTCACCCGCGTCCAACGCGTCGAGACACCGCCGCCTCAAGCCGCACGAGCGGTTCCCCGATCCGCGCTGGATGCGCTTCGCGCCATCGATCCGGAGTTCTCCGTCGTCCTATTCGAGGACTTCGTCTATTTGCTCTATGCGGAAATCCAACGCGCACGCGCGGGGGCCGGCAGGTTGGCCAGCATTACGGCCTTCCTGTCCCCGCAACTAGCGCAGAATCTTCAAGCCGGTGCGTCCGGCGCTTCTGCCCTGGCCGATGTGCGGGGAATCGTCATCGGTGCCATGCGCCTTACCGGGTTTTCAGGCACCTCGAACATCCATGCCGCGACGGTCTCCGTGGAGCTCGAATTCGAGGTGAACTACGTCGAGGTGAACCAACAAGGCGGTGAGCAGCGCTTCTACGTGACGGATCGCATGGGCCTCTCACGCGCACGCACGGCGCAATCGCGGCCGCCGGCCCGGGCGCGCACGCTCGATTGCCCCAACTGCGGGGCTCCGCTCGAGAACATGCGCGGAACGCAATGCGCTTTCTGCCAACAAGACGTGGGCGGGGGGCGCTTCGATTGGAACGTGGGCTACCTCTCCACGATGACCAAGGAGCGCCGCGGCCCGTTGCTCACCGGCGATGTGCAGGAAACAGGCACCAACGAGCCCACCTTGGTGGATCCGCAAGCGGTGCCGCGCATCCACGCCTTCGAGCAGCGCGACCCTGCCTTCAATTGGGATGCATTCACGAATCGCGCCGCGCACATCTTCGGAGCGCTTCAGGGCGCGTGGTCCGGGCGCGAGCCGGCGCGCATCCGCCCGTACGTCTCGGACAATCTGTTTCAGTCCATGGTCTATTGGATCGATTTGTACGTGCAGGCCCGGTGCCGCAACATGAACGACAACGCACGCATCCTGCGCATCGACCTGGCCAACGTTCTCTCGGACAAAGTGTACGATGCCATCACCGTACGCATTTTCGCCACGGGCGCCGATTACACGATTTCCGACGACGGCAAAGTGCTCTCGGGAAGCCGCAGCCGCGAACGAACCTATAGCGAATATTGGACCTTCATTCGCGGAAGCCAGCGCCAAGGGCCCGCGCGCACTGACGCGGCATGTCCAAACTGTGGCGCGCCACTCGACATCAGCATGGTCGGAAATTGCCAGTTCTGCCGCGCCAAAGTGACCGCCGGCGAATTCGATTGGGTCCTTTCCCGCATCGAGCAGGACGAATCGTATACCGGGTAA
- a CDS encoding Uma2 family endonuclease, translating to MGSGANPRRPMTIEEWAALDEDVEGEFVDGYLEEEEMPSFLHGLVNGWLVENLRRWARRRGGFVASSDAKYAVSSTRGRKPDAAVYLDGRKPTAEGLIHDPPDLVFEVVSHNPRDARRDRIHKLQEYAAFGIKLYGIIDPALRSLEVFELGADGRYVRAVGASEGCVSNIPGCGVLLLDLDELWREVDDLLAAERDSTVGTGG from the coding sequence ATGGGAAGCGGCGCAAACCCCCGGCGCCCGATGACCATCGAAGAATGGGCAGCCCTCGATGAGGACGTCGAGGGGGAATTCGTCGACGGGTACCTCGAGGAAGAGGAGATGCCGAGCTTCCTTCATGGTTTGGTCAATGGTTGGCTGGTCGAAAACTTGCGGCGCTGGGCGCGCCGGCGGGGCGGGTTCGTGGCCAGTTCTGACGCGAAATACGCCGTTTCCTCGACCCGGGGCCGAAAACCCGACGCCGCCGTGTACCTGGACGGGCGCAAGCCGACCGCCGAAGGGCTGATTCACGACCCGCCGGACTTGGTTTTCGAGGTGGTGTCGCACAACCCGCGCGACGCCCGGCGGGATCGCATCCATAAGCTGCAGGAATATGCCGCTTTCGGGATCAAGCTGTACGGCATCATCGACCCAGCCCTACGCTCGCTCGAGGTATTCGAATTGGGCGCAGACGGCCGCTATGTGCGCGCGGTGGGCGCCAGCGAAGGGTGCGTGTCGAACATACCGGGGTGCGGTGTCCTTTTGCTCGACCTGGACGAACTCTGGCGGGAGGTCGACGATTTGTTGGCGGCGGAAAGAGACAGCACCGTCGGCACGGGTGGATGA